The proteins below come from a single Effusibacillus pohliae DSM 22757 genomic window:
- a CDS encoding ABC transporter ATP-binding protein gives MAAVVEMLGITKRFPGIVANDKINLVVEQGEIHALLGENGAGKSTLMNILFGLYQPDEGTIRIRGTEVKITDPNMANRLGIGMVHQHFMLVQPFTVTENIILGSEVTNGPFLDLAKAERQVAELSKRYGLDVDPQAKIEDISVGMQQRVEILKTLYRGADILIFDEPTAVLTPQEIRELMQIMRNLVKEGKSIIFITHKLKEIMAVCDRVTVIRRGKYIGTVPVKETNPNQLANMMVGREVTFAVQKRPANPGPAVLELNAVEAESNRGVKGLNGVSLTVHAGEIVGIAGVEGNGQRELIETITGLRKVTAGSIRLNGNDITNRTPREIAEAGVGHIPEDRHKRGLVLDYSIGENMVLNTYYKPPFAKSGILQFDQIFSHARRLIEMFDVRTPSEYTRARALSGGNQQKAIIAREVDRDPDLLIAAQPTRGLDVGAIEFIHKKLVEQRDNGKAVLLVSFELDEIMSLSDRIAVIYEGRIVAVVKPEEVDDQQLGLLMSGATAQQAGKEAAPGATH, from the coding sequence GTGGCGGCGGTAGTGGAGATGCTAGGCATTACCAAACGGTTTCCGGGGATCGTGGCGAACGACAAGATCAACTTGGTCGTGGAACAAGGCGAGATTCACGCTTTGCTGGGAGAAAACGGGGCCGGCAAATCGACGCTGATGAATATCCTGTTCGGCCTGTACCAGCCGGATGAAGGCACGATCCGCATCCGAGGCACGGAAGTCAAAATTACGGACCCGAACATGGCGAACCGGTTGGGAATCGGCATGGTGCATCAACATTTCATGCTTGTTCAGCCGTTTACGGTTACAGAAAATATTATCCTCGGCAGCGAGGTGACGAACGGACCGTTCCTCGATCTGGCGAAAGCGGAGCGGCAGGTGGCGGAACTGTCAAAACGCTACGGGCTGGACGTCGACCCGCAGGCGAAGATCGAAGACATTTCGGTCGGCATGCAGCAGCGGGTGGAGATTTTGAAGACTCTGTACCGCGGTGCGGACATTCTGATTTTCGATGAGCCGACAGCCGTGCTGACACCGCAGGAAATCCGGGAATTGATGCAGATCATGCGCAACCTTGTAAAAGAGGGCAAATCGATCATCTTTATCACGCACAAATTGAAGGAAATCATGGCCGTTTGTGATCGGGTGACGGTGATCCGGCGGGGAAAATATATCGGCACTGTACCGGTGAAGGAAACCAACCCGAACCAGTTGGCCAACATGATGGTCGGCCGCGAGGTGACATTTGCCGTACAAAAACGGCCCGCCAATCCGGGGCCGGCGGTGCTCGAACTGAACGCGGTGGAAGCTGAGTCGAACCGCGGGGTGAAGGGGCTGAACGGCGTTTCGCTGACCGTGCATGCGGGAGAGATCGTCGGCATTGCCGGTGTCGAGGGAAACGGCCAGCGGGAGCTGATCGAGACGATCACCGGACTGCGGAAAGTCACGGCCGGTTCGATCCGTTTGAACGGCAACGACATCACCAACCGGACACCGCGTGAAATTGCGGAGGCGGGCGTCGGCCACATTCCGGAGGACCGGCACAAAAGAGGGCTGGTGCTCGACTATTCGATCGGCGAAAACATGGTGCTCAACACCTACTACAAGCCGCCTTTTGCAAAATCGGGCATTTTGCAGTTTGACCAGATTTTCTCGCACGCGCGACGCCTGATCGAGATGTTCGATGTACGGACTCCCAGCGAGTATACGCGCGCTCGTGCCTTGTCCGGCGGGAACCAGCAAAAAGCGATCATTGCGAGGGAGGTCGACCGCGATCCGGATCTGTTGATTGCCGCCCAACCGACGCGGGGCCTGGATGTGGGAGCGATCGAATTTATCCATAAAAAATTGGTCGAGCAGCGGGACAACGGCAAGGCGGTGCTGTTGGTCTCGTTTGAGCTGGATGAGATTATGAGCCTCTCCGACCGGATCGCCGTGATCTACGAAGGGCGGATCGTCGCCGTGGTGAAACCGGAGGAAGTGGATGACCAACAACTCGGCCTGTTGATGTCCGGGGCGACCGCGCAGCAGGCGGGAAAGGAGGCGGCGCCGGGTGCAACGCATTAA
- a CDS encoding BMP family lipoprotein — translation MKTRTIAKVLLAGTLSASLVLAGCGAASKKKEGAPDAGAGEQVKQKIRVAMVTDTGGVNDNSFNQSAWEGMKRLEKDLGLKVQYAESKKKEDYVPNLNGFVKDKWDLTWAIGYLMAEDLKRVAAENPNTKLAIVDSNLDGNIPSNVTAVTFKEQEGSFLMGVIAGSMTKSNKVGFIGGIKVPLIEKFEYGFRAGVHAVNPNAQVVTAYVGAFNDASKGKVQAGAMYQSGVDVIFHAAGATGDGVFSEAKERGKGFWVIGVDRDQSYLAPDNTLSSMIKRVDNAVYSVSKDLANGIWNGGKQVELGLKEDGVGYAPTTSKNTPADVVAKVEDYKKQLIEGKIKAPGTAAEFEQFKATFKK, via the coding sequence ATGAAAACCAGAACGATCGCAAAAGTACTGTTGGCGGGAACGCTTTCCGCTTCCCTCGTGCTTGCAGGCTGCGGCGCCGCTTCCAAAAAGAAGGAAGGGGCTCCCGACGCAGGCGCGGGCGAACAAGTCAAACAAAAGATTCGGGTGGCGATGGTGACCGATACGGGCGGGGTGAACGACAACTCGTTTAACCAGTCCGCCTGGGAAGGTATGAAGCGGTTGGAAAAGGATTTGGGCCTGAAGGTGCAATATGCCGAATCCAAGAAAAAAGAGGATTATGTGCCGAACCTCAACGGTTTCGTCAAAGACAAATGGGATCTCACCTGGGCGATCGGCTACCTGATGGCGGAAGACCTCAAGCGGGTGGCAGCCGAAAATCCGAATACCAAGCTGGCGATCGTCGACTCCAACCTGGACGGCAATATCCCGTCTAACGTGACCGCGGTTACGTTCAAAGAACAGGAAGGATCGTTCTTGATGGGCGTGATCGCAGGTTCGATGACGAAATCGAACAAAGTCGGGTTTATCGGCGGGATCAAGGTGCCACTGATCGAAAAATTCGAGTACGGTTTCCGTGCCGGCGTTCACGCGGTCAATCCGAACGCGCAGGTGGTCACCGCTTACGTGGGTGCGTTTAACGATGCTTCGAAGGGGAAAGTGCAGGCTGGCGCGATGTATCAAAGCGGGGTGGACGTGATTTTCCACGCGGCTGGCGCAACGGGTGACGGCGTATTTTCAGAAGCGAAAGAACGCGGCAAAGGATTCTGGGTGATCGGCGTCGACCGCGACCAGTCGTATCTGGCGCCTGACAATACGCTCAGCTCGATGATCAAGCGGGTGGACAACGCGGTCTACAGCGTGTCGAAGGATCTGGCAAACGGTATTTGGAACGGCGGCAAACAAGTCGAACTCGGCCTGAAAGAGGACGGGGTCGGCTATGCGCCCACCACCAGCAAAAATACGCCGGCTGACGTGGTTGCAAAAGTGGAGGATTACAAAAAGCAGCTGATTGAAGGCAAGATCAAAGCGCCGGGGACGGCGGCCGAATTTGAGCAGTTCAAGGCTACGTTCAAGAAGTAA
- a CDS encoding nucleoside hydrolase, whose protein sequence is MKYVILDVDTGIDDALAIAYAVQSPELRLLGITTCYGNVSVEEATRNTLQVLDILEAEEIPVVPGADKPFAREHVNEAGRRIHGQNGLGNTSLPSPRRTARSQQAAEFIVSTVREYPNRVTLITVGSQTNLALAIQKDPAIVDLVERVVIMGGAVTVPGNVTPYAEANIYADPEAASLVFQSGIPITLVGLDVTMQTLLTRTHVQDWRALNTPFSRFLADICDYYIDAYHQFDPSLGGCALHDPLAVGVVIDPSFVKCVPMHVRVDLEGEVSKGRTVQVHQAEPNMEVCLEVDVERFVSHFLQRVCKSDCKADQVAVR, encoded by the coding sequence GTGAAATACGTCATTTTGGATGTGGATACGGGGATTGATGATGCCCTTGCCATTGCCTATGCGGTACAGTCCCCCGAATTGCGATTGCTTGGCATTACGACCTGCTATGGGAACGTTTCGGTGGAAGAAGCAACCCGCAATACACTGCAGGTGCTCGACATTCTGGAAGCTGAGGAGATCCCGGTTGTTCCGGGGGCGGACAAGCCGTTCGCCCGTGAACACGTGAATGAAGCGGGCAGACGAATCCACGGTCAAAACGGATTGGGCAATACCAGCCTGCCGTCGCCCCGGAGAACCGCCCGGTCCCAGCAGGCAGCCGAGTTTATCGTGTCAACAGTCAGGGAATATCCGAATCGGGTCACATTGATTACTGTCGGCAGCCAAACCAACTTGGCGTTGGCGATTCAAAAGGATCCTGCGATTGTAGATTTGGTAGAGCGCGTTGTGATTATGGGAGGCGCGGTTACGGTTCCGGGGAATGTAACCCCTTATGCGGAGGCCAATATTTATGCAGATCCGGAAGCGGCATCCCTGGTCTTTCAATCGGGGATCCCGATCACGCTGGTGGGACTTGACGTCACGATGCAGACCCTTTTGACCAGAACGCACGTGCAGGACTGGCGAGCCCTGAACACGCCTTTCAGCCGCTTCCTCGCGGACATTTGCGATTATTATATCGACGCCTACCATCAATTTGACCCTTCTCTGGGCGGGTGCGCCCTGCATGACCCGCTGGCTGTAGGTGTCGTGATCGATCCTTCTTTTGTCAAGTGTGTCCCCATGCACGTGCGGGTTGACCTGGAAGGCGAGGTTTCCAAAGGCAGAACCGTGCAGGTTCATCAGGCAGAACCAAACATGGAAGTTTGCCTTGAAGTCGATGTTGAGCGGTTTGTGTCCCATTTTTTACAGCGGGTATGCAAGTCTGACTGCAAGGCCGATCAGGTTGCCGTACGCTAA
- the rbsK gene encoding ribokinase produces MRQPHILVVGSLNMDVVIEADRAPRQGETVMGKHVHFIPGGKGANQAVAAARLGARTTMIGAVGTDHFGANLVGSLTRNGVDTHGVKAVSGVSTGIASILLAHGDNQIVVVPGANAHCLPTDILQHAELFAGADVVLLQLEIPLETVCIAAETAKRFGKTVILNPAPAQRLPTALLQNVDYITPNRSELVLLAGLDPEAFELEKAMEWVRGMGPRHVIATLGSEGSAYLQREGKITIVPAYKVPVVDTTGAGDAFNAGLAYALAAGSEIVDAVTFASKVSALAVTKFGAQTGMPTYGEVAAYDWSSLGLSDRPDGDMQGPILSRER; encoded by the coding sequence ATGAGACAACCCCATATCCTGGTTGTAGGAAGTTTAAATATGGATGTCGTGATCGAAGCGGACCGAGCTCCCCGCCAGGGGGAGACGGTGATGGGCAAACATGTCCATTTTATTCCCGGGGGCAAAGGGGCAAATCAAGCGGTGGCAGCCGCCAGGCTCGGCGCCCGGACAACCATGATCGGTGCTGTCGGAACGGATCACTTCGGCGCAAATCTGGTGGGTTCCCTGACCCGCAACGGAGTGGATACGCACGGAGTCAAGGCCGTGAGCGGAGTCTCTACAGGGATTGCTTCCATCCTGTTGGCGCACGGGGATAACCAAATTGTAGTCGTTCCGGGAGCAAATGCCCATTGTCTGCCGACAGATATCCTTCAACACGCGGAACTGTTTGCCGGGGCCGATGTGGTTTTGCTTCAACTGGAGATTCCTCTGGAAACCGTGTGCATCGCTGCCGAGACAGCCAAGCGATTCGGCAAAACCGTGATCCTCAATCCGGCTCCTGCACAGCGGCTGCCGACCGCTTTGCTGCAGAATGTGGATTATATTACCCCGAACCGTTCGGAACTCGTGCTGCTGGCGGGACTCGATCCGGAAGCATTCGAACTGGAGAAGGCGATGGAATGGGTAAGGGGGATGGGGCCGCGGCATGTAATTGCCACTCTGGGATCGGAAGGTTCGGCATATCTGCAGCGGGAAGGGAAAATCACGATTGTTCCGGCGTATAAAGTTCCCGTTGTAGATACCACCGGCGCCGGAGACGCCTTTAATGCAGGACTGGCATATGCCTTGGCCGCAGGCAGTGAGATCGTTGACGCCGTAACGTTTGCCAGCAAAGTTTCCGCACTTGCGGTTACAAAATTTGGCGCGCAGACGGGAATGCCCACCTATGGGGAGGTTGCGGCGTATGATTGGTCGAGCCTCGGGCTTTCTGACAGACCAGACGGAGACATGCAAGGTCCGATCTTATCCAGGGAGAGATGA
- a CDS encoding LacI family DNA-binding transcriptional regulator — translation MATIRDVAKLAGVSVATVSRVLNRNGYVNDETKRKVTRAIETLQYEPNAVARGLAGKRTGTIALILPDISNPFFPEMARAVEDVARTNGYTVIFCNSDCEGEKEQSYIDILLNRYIDGIVFASHTLRPDDVKRMKQHNIPFVVLDRARADLECSVVRSKNFEGASMAVRHLLEVGCQKVAHIYGPQDVIPARDRLLGYEQSVKDFHWYTPTLMEPGDFRLDGGMRAAEALMERHPDLDGIFVGNDLMAIGALKALLRLGIQVPEQVAVCGFDGISLAEMTEPELTTIAQPIYEMGALAAELLIKKIEGAVAENRIHELDVTLIPRKSTQRETRS, via the coding sequence GTGGCAACCATCAGAGATGTAGCGAAGTTGGCAGGGGTTTCAGTAGCCACCGTTTCCCGTGTTCTGAATCGGAATGGATACGTAAATGACGAAACGAAACGAAAGGTCACGCGGGCGATTGAAACATTACAGTATGAGCCGAATGCGGTCGCTCGGGGACTGGCGGGGAAACGGACGGGCACCATTGCTTTGATTCTGCCCGACATTTCCAATCCTTTTTTTCCCGAAATGGCCAGAGCAGTGGAAGATGTGGCCCGTACCAACGGGTACACAGTGATTTTTTGCAACTCCGATTGTGAGGGCGAAAAAGAACAGTCCTATATCGACATTTTATTAAACAGGTATATTGACGGGATCGTTTTTGCTTCGCATACGCTTCGGCCTGATGATGTGAAGCGAATGAAGCAGCACAATATCCCGTTCGTCGTTCTGGATCGGGCACGTGCCGATCTGGAGTGCAGCGTCGTTCGTTCGAAAAATTTTGAAGGGGCAAGCATGGCGGTTCGCCATTTGTTGGAAGTTGGTTGCCAAAAAGTTGCCCATATTTACGGTCCGCAGGATGTTATTCCTGCCAGGGATCGACTGCTGGGCTACGAACAGTCCGTGAAGGATTTCCACTGGTATACACCGACTCTGATGGAACCTGGAGATTTCCGGTTGGATGGTGGAATGAGGGCGGCAGAAGCATTGATGGAAAGACATCCGGATCTCGATGGAATATTCGTTGGAAACGATCTCATGGCGATAGGAGCATTAAAGGCATTGCTGAGGCTGGGCATTCAGGTTCCCGAACAGGTGGCTGTGTGCGGATTTGACGGAATCTCTCTGGCTGAGATGACAGAGCCCGAATTAACCACCATAGCGCAGCCCATATATGAAATGGGGGCGCTGGCTGCCGAATTGCTCATCAAGAAAATCGAAGGTGCGGTTGCAGAAAACCGGATTCATGAGCTGGATGTAACCTTGATCCCGAGAAAATCCACACAAAGGGAGACCCGATCATGA
- a CDS encoding ABC transporter ATP-binding protein: MSVIEVQDMSWVRGDKQILKHINWQVGAGEHWTIIGLNGSGKTSLLKMVTGYEWPTRGKIRVLGNTYGECEIQQVRKSIGWVSSALRDEIYPSDRAIDVVISGKFASIGIWQAIDKSDRERALQLLTRLGCSRLATAHYGTLSQGEKQKVLLARALMAEPKLLILDEPCFGLDIRAREQLLSEISKMGSAADTPAILYVTHHIEEILPIFTHVLLLREGEVVAAGLKRDVLTSDNLQRAFGLPVTVEWAEERPWIKIGKNRAW, translated from the coding sequence ATGAGTGTGATTGAAGTGCAGGATATGTCGTGGGTGCGCGGGGACAAGCAGATCCTCAAGCACATCAACTGGCAGGTGGGAGCGGGAGAACATTGGACGATCATCGGGCTGAACGGTTCCGGCAAAACATCGCTGTTGAAAATGGTGACCGGCTACGAATGGCCAACCCGGGGCAAGATCCGCGTGTTGGGGAACACGTACGGCGAATGTGAAATCCAGCAGGTGCGCAAGTCGATCGGCTGGGTCAGTTCTGCACTGCGGGATGAGATCTACCCGTCCGACCGCGCGATCGATGTGGTAATCAGCGGCAAGTTTGCATCGATTGGAATCTGGCAAGCGATCGATAAGTCAGACCGGGAACGGGCCCTGCAGCTGCTGACCCGATTGGGGTGTTCCCGTTTGGCCACAGCGCACTACGGCACCTTGTCGCAAGGGGAGAAACAGAAGGTGCTGCTGGCCCGTGCACTGATGGCGGAACCGAAGCTGCTGATTCTTGACGAACCATGTTTCGGACTGGATATTCGGGCACGGGAACAATTGCTTTCGGAGATTTCGAAAATGGGGAGCGCCGCCGATACGCCCGCCATACTCTATGTCACCCATCATATCGAGGAGATCTTGCCGATTTTTACGCATGTGCTACTGCTGCGGGAGGGCGAAGTGGTGGCGGCCGGCTTGAAACGGGACGTGCTGACGTCTGACAATCTGCAGCGGGCGTTTGGTTTGCCGGTCACTGTCGAATGGGCGGAAGAACGGCCGTGGATCAAAATTGGCAAGAATCGGGCATGGTGA
- a CDS encoding carboxypeptidase M32: MAKDLQTVVEEFRRYTRRMKDYTEAIGLLAWDLRTGAPKKGQEQRSEVIGTLSADLFKMGVSAEMKEFLDRLSEPDTYEQLDPITRGVVRECKKEYERSQRIPAELYQEYVVLVSKSETVWETARNQNDFASFRPYLEKILEYLDRFIEIWGYQGHKYNALLDHYEPGITVDILDPLFADLRGKSIELLHAIRERGRATDTSFFQKRFPTVDQRRFSEHVLQKIGYDFEAGRLDESAHPFATGLNPGDVRVTTRFQENDFRTAIFGAIHEAGHAMYEQNISPDLIGTPLCDGASMGIHESQSRFWENMIGRSREFWRYFYHDLTAFFPEPLQGVSVDDFYRAVNQVEPSLIRVEADELTYNLHIMLRYDLEKALICGDLSVSELPVAWNEKMREYLGVEAPNDADGVMQDVHWSAGLFGYFPSYSLGNIYAAQFEAALRRDLPDYKEAVKRGEFSVIKQWLRDNIHKHGKLLEPREILVQATGESIDVRYLVNYLQEKYQSVYEL; encoded by the coding sequence ATGGCTAAGGATTTGCAGACCGTAGTCGAGGAATTTCGCCGGTACACCCGGCGCATGAAGGATTACACGGAGGCAATCGGTTTATTGGCGTGGGACCTGCGGACGGGCGCGCCGAAAAAAGGGCAGGAGCAGCGTTCGGAAGTAATCGGCACCCTGTCTGCCGATCTGTTCAAGATGGGCGTGTCGGCGGAAATGAAAGAATTTTTGGATCGCTTGTCGGAACCGGATACATACGAGCAGTTGGATCCGATCACGCGCGGCGTCGTTCGCGAATGCAAAAAGGAATATGAGCGCAGCCAGCGGATCCCGGCGGAACTGTACCAGGAATATGTGGTGCTTGTTTCAAAGTCGGAAACCGTCTGGGAAACGGCCCGAAATCAGAACGATTTTGCGTCCTTCCGCCCGTATCTGGAAAAAATCCTCGAGTATCTGGACCGCTTTATCGAGATTTGGGGGTACCAGGGGCACAAATACAACGCGCTGCTGGATCACTATGAACCAGGCATTACGGTCGACATCCTCGATCCCCTGTTTGCCGACCTGCGGGGCAAGTCGATCGAATTGCTGCATGCGATTCGGGAGCGGGGACGGGCGACGGACACCTCGTTTTTTCAGAAGCGGTTCCCGACGGTCGACCAACGCCGGTTCAGTGAACATGTCCTGCAAAAAATCGGCTATGATTTTGAGGCGGGCCGCTTGGACGAAAGCGCCCATCCGTTTGCGACCGGGCTCAATCCGGGCGATGTGCGTGTGACCACGCGCTTTCAGGAGAACGATTTCCGGACGGCGATTTTCGGGGCGATCCATGAAGCCGGGCACGCGATGTACGAACAAAACATTTCGCCCGATCTGATTGGCACTCCGCTGTGCGATGGAGCTTCGATGGGAATCCACGAATCGCAATCCCGCTTCTGGGAAAATATGATCGGCCGCAGCCGCGAGTTTTGGCGCTATTTCTACCATGACCTGACGGCGTTTTTCCCGGAACCGTTGCAGGGCGTGTCGGTCGACGATTTCTATCGGGCGGTCAACCAGGTCGAACCGTCCCTCATCCGGGTGGAAGCGGACGAACTTACCTACAACCTGCACATCATGCTGCGCTACGATCTGGAAAAAGCGTTGATCTGCGGCGACTTGAGCGTTTCCGAGCTGCCCGTCGCGTGGAACGAAAAAATGCGGGAGTACCTGGGCGTCGAGGCGCCCAACGATGCGGACGGGGTAATGCAGGATGTGCATTGGTCGGCCGGACTGTTCGGGTATTTTCCCTCCTATTCGCTGGGCAATATCTATGCCGCGCAGTTTGAAGCGGCTTTGCGGCGCGATCTGCCGGACTACAAGGAAGCGGTGAAACGCGGGGAGTTTAGCGTCATCAAGCAGTGGCTGCGCGACAACATCCACAAACATGGCAAGCTGCTGGAACCGAGGGAAATCCTCGTGCAGGCAACAGGTGAATCGATCGACGTGCGTTACCTGGTGAACTATTTGCAAGAGAAGTACCAGTCGGTGTACGAACTCTGA
- a CDS encoding YlbF family regulator — protein sequence MKDLASPDALEHRTRILQKAEELVHLIQSTETFVRFQQAEDKINRHPDAQALLFVAKAKRNAYSRTSLRFGYDHPTAVKAKQEYDEVLRQIAEIPLMEQYKAYQEELNELMQGITRTIINTLAPDVPAEIFEEKSGGCRSGGCGGCRNH from the coding sequence ATGAAGGATCTTGCAAGTCCCGATGCTCTCGAACACCGAACCCGGATCTTGCAGAAAGCGGAAGAACTGGTCCATTTGATTCAGTCAACCGAAACGTTCGTCCGTTTTCAGCAAGCCGAGGATAAAATAAACCGTCACCCTGACGCGCAAGCGCTGCTGTTTGTTGCAAAAGCGAAGCGTAACGCCTATTCCCGGACTTCGCTGCGGTTTGGCTACGACCACCCGACTGCCGTCAAGGCCAAGCAGGAATACGATGAAGTATTGCGGCAAATCGCCGAGATCCCGCTGATGGAGCAGTACAAAGCGTATCAGGAAGAACTGAACGAACTGATGCAGGGCATCACTCGCACCATCATCAATACGCTGGCGCCGGATGTTCCGGCCGAGATTTTCGAGGAAAAATCGGGCGGCTGCCGCAGCGGCGGCTGCGGTGGTTGCAGAAATCACTGA
- a CDS encoding TVP38/TMEM64 family protein, whose product MKRYLTILLFLAIVLLGYWQRELFLEWIRAGGMISIIVSVLFVAIIAFFPVVPFVVVTGVIGSVFGTWTGTAITLSGAVIGSMLMFWMARYGFRDWAQNYIRKYPKVQEFERYFEKNAFLSILFVRLIPVLPSQAVNILSGVSLVPATTFFLASVLGKLPSNLVFNLAGSNFAHNKLTSLLIYAVYFLAITVAAFLFLHKRQLR is encoded by the coding sequence GTGAAGCGATACCTGACCATACTTCTGTTTCTGGCAATTGTGCTGCTGGGCTACTGGCAGCGGGAACTGTTTCTCGAGTGGATCCGGGCCGGCGGCATGATCTCCATCATCGTCAGCGTCTTGTTTGTGGCGATCATCGCCTTTTTTCCGGTTGTCCCGTTTGTCGTGGTGACGGGAGTGATCGGCAGCGTGTTCGGAACCTGGACCGGCACCGCCATTACGTTGTCCGGCGCTGTAATCGGCTCAATGCTGATGTTTTGGATGGCCCGCTACGGATTCCGCGATTGGGCGCAAAACTATATTCGGAAGTATCCGAAAGTGCAGGAATTTGAGAGGTATTTTGAAAAAAACGCGTTCCTCAGCATCCTGTTCGTCCGCCTCATTCCGGTTCTGCCATCGCAGGCGGTCAACATTTTGTCGGGTGTAAGCCTGGTGCCGGCGACGACGTTTTTCCTGGCGTCCGTGTTGGGCAAGCTCCCCTCCAATCTGGTCTTCAACCTGGCGGGAAGCAACTTCGCCCACAACAAGCTGACGTCGCTGCTGATCTATGCCGTCTATTTTCTGGCGATCACGGTGGCAGCGTTTCTGTTTTTGCATAAACGGCAGCTCCGGTAG
- the cyoE gene encoding heme o synthase: MEQQLSYTAATATTNRAMEPGPFSEVNRTGTWRDYVTVTKLGITMGNMIAVFAGYWLGTRAFLKAHPAASFDVVTMILAMVGTALVIMAGTSLNNYIDRDLDQQMERTRQRPTARGVLTPKKVLIFGLALAAIGTAALLFVNVLTAVLGLIGLFFYVVVYTMWLKRTSSLSTVIGGVSGAIPPIMGYAAAAGTLDANAWAIFAFMFLWQPPHFLALAMRRVEDYRAAGIPLLPVLYGFDVTKRQSLRYVAAMVPVTFILYGLGTVGLGYLITAVVLGIGYLYISVEAFYAKDDIQWATKSFRYSLLYMTTLFVMMILSAN, encoded by the coding sequence GTGGAACAACAGTTATCTTATACGGCTGCTACAGCTACGACGAACCGCGCCATGGAGCCGGGACCCTTCTCCGAAGTGAACCGGACGGGCACCTGGCGCGATTATGTGACCGTTACAAAACTGGGCATCACAATGGGCAACATGATTGCTGTGTTCGCCGGCTATTGGCTTGGCACACGGGCGTTCCTCAAGGCCCACCCGGCCGCTTCATTCGATGTGGTGACGATGATTTTGGCGATGGTCGGAACGGCGCTGGTGATCATGGCGGGAACCAGCCTGAACAACTATATCGACCGCGATCTCGACCAGCAGATGGAACGGACGCGTCAGCGGCCGACCGCGCGCGGTGTTTTGACGCCGAAAAAAGTACTGATTTTCGGTTTGGCGCTGGCCGCAATCGGAACGGCGGCGCTGCTGTTTGTCAATGTGTTGACCGCGGTGCTGGGACTGATCGGCCTGTTTTTCTATGTGGTCGTCTACACGATGTGGTTGAAACGGACATCGTCTCTCAGCACGGTGATCGGCGGTGTTTCCGGTGCGATTCCGCCAATTATGGGATATGCGGCGGCGGCGGGCACACTGGATGCGAATGCGTGGGCAATCTTTGCCTTTATGTTCCTCTGGCAGCCGCCTCACTTCCTGGCGTTGGCGATGCGCCGCGTGGAAGATTACCGGGCGGCCGGAATCCCGCTGCTGCCCGTCCTGTACGGATTTGACGTGACCAAACGGCAATCCTTGCGGTATGTGGCGGCGATGGTACCGGTCACGTTCATCCTCTACGGATTGGGAACGGTCGGATTGGGCTATCTGATCACCGCAGTTGTCCTTGGGATCGGATATCTCTATATCTCGGTGGAAGCTTTTTACGCGAAAGACGATATCCAATGGGCGACGAAAAGCTTCCGTTATTCGCTGCTCTACATGACGACGTTGTTTGTGATGATGATTCTGAGCGCGAACTAG